A DNA window from Streptomyces parvus contains the following coding sequences:
- a CDS encoding ATP-binding protein has translation MTVPLDRHYSVELQVSAERVSQVRRIVAAHLRHWSLDLHVRPVCRALDELLTNVYRHVGDGNTCVLELRWTGRHVTVSVADNSARMPRLLPAGGGLSRVMALSDSWGTCRTTDGKVVWFTRYAEAPKAAGLLPYAPLPGVRTARAVPVAALV, from the coding sequence ATGACCGTTCCACTCGACCGGCACTATTCGGTCGAACTGCAGGTGTCGGCAGAGCGCGTTTCCCAGGTGCGGCGGATCGTCGCCGCACACCTCCGTCACTGGAGTCTCGATCTGCACGTCCGGCCGGTGTGCCGGGCCCTGGACGAACTCCTGACCAACGTCTACCGGCATGTCGGCGACGGCAACACCTGCGTCCTCGAACTCCGCTGGACGGGACGGCACGTGACCGTGTCCGTCGCCGACAACAGCGCCCGGATGCCCCGGCTGCTGCCGGCCGGCGGCGGGCTGAGCCGGGTCATGGCCCTCAGCGACAGCTGGGGCACCTGCCGGACCACGGACGGCAAAGTGGTCTGGTTCACCCGCTACGCCGAGGCGCCGAAGGCTGCGGGGCTGCTCCCGTACGCCCCGCTGCCCGGCGTCCGCACCGCCCGTGCCGTCCCGGTGGCGGCGCTCGTCTAA
- the glsA gene encoding glutaminase A codes for MSAADAVTDSLRNLRARFLDVRDGKPADYIPQLALADPDAFGLALVSMDGHRYSAGEADIPFTLQSVSKPFVYALALSVLGLDEVSRWVGAEPSGEAFNAISLEPDTGRPANAMVNAGAIVATALIPDTPDEPAFDRILRCLGRFAGRGLDVDEEVFSSESTTGDRNRALAYLIRSTGTMPVDPVLAVDRYFRQCAIRVTAVDLATMAATLAYGGVNPVTGEEVVSAEVAARVLAVMATCGMYDGSGDWLLRVGLPAKSGVSGGLIAVGPARFGVATYSPPLDATGGSVRGHAALETLSQRYGLHLMLNPALPGSTVTLVTTADDLPSAPSAERERVLHEQVGVVVAQGSVDFTAAERVLYALDESGPNGGSVVLDLHDVTAIDSVALAMLHTGLARLLSDGRRAAVVDPRGLLGPPDVVRNGTGQDLPRYATREDAVGGCAQALAGEGRAGTTRWRRPTRGGR; via the coding sequence ATGAGCGCCGCAGACGCGGTGACCGACTCGCTCCGGAACCTGCGCGCCCGGTTCCTCGACGTACGGGACGGGAAGCCGGCCGACTACATCCCCCAGCTGGCCCTGGCCGATCCGGACGCCTTCGGGCTCGCGCTGGTCAGCATGGACGGACACCGCTACAGCGCGGGCGAGGCCGACATCCCCTTCACCCTCCAGTCCGTCTCGAAACCGTTCGTCTACGCCCTCGCGCTCTCCGTGCTCGGCCTCGACGAGGTGAGCCGGTGGGTGGGCGCCGAGCCGAGCGGCGAGGCCTTCAACGCCATCAGCCTCGAACCCGACACCGGCCGGCCCGCCAACGCCATGGTCAACGCCGGCGCGATCGTCGCCACCGCCCTGATCCCCGACACCCCCGACGAGCCCGCCTTCGACCGCATCCTGCGCTGCCTCGGCCGGTTCGCCGGACGTGGACTGGACGTCGACGAAGAGGTGTTCAGCTCCGAATCGACGACCGGGGACCGCAACCGCGCACTGGCCTACCTGATCCGCTCCACCGGCACCATGCCCGTCGACCCGGTCCTCGCCGTCGACCGCTACTTCCGCCAGTGTGCGATCCGCGTCACCGCCGTCGACCTCGCCACGATGGCCGCGACGCTCGCCTACGGCGGCGTGAACCCGGTCACCGGCGAGGAGGTCGTCTCCGCCGAGGTCGCCGCCCGGGTCCTCGCTGTCATGGCGACCTGCGGCATGTACGACGGCTCCGGCGACTGGCTGCTGCGCGTCGGGCTGCCCGCCAAGAGCGGGGTGTCCGGCGGCCTCATCGCGGTGGGACCCGCCCGCTTCGGGGTCGCCACGTACAGCCCGCCGCTGGACGCCACCGGCGGCTCGGTACGCGGCCACGCCGCGCTGGAGACGCTGTCGCAGCGCTACGGGCTGCACCTCATGCTCAACCCCGCGCTGCCGGGCTCCACCGTCACCCTCGTCACCACCGCGGACGATCTGCCGTCGGCGCCTTCCGCCGAGCGCGAACGGGTCCTTCACGAACAGGTCGGTGTCGTCGTCGCCCAGGGGTCCGTCGACTTCACGGCCGCCGAACGCGTGCTGTACGCCCTGGACGAGTCGGGGCCGAACGGCGGCTCCGTGGTGCTCGACCTGCACGACGTCACCGCCATCGACTCCGTGGCCCTGGCCATGCTGCACACCGGCCTTGCGCGGCTCCTGTCCGACGGCCGGCGCGCGGCCGTCGTCGACCCACGCGGTCTGCTGGGCCCGCCCGACGTCGTGCGGAACGGGACCGGCCAGGACCTGCCGCGATACGCCACCCGTGAGGATGCCGTCGGAGGCTGCGCGCAGGCCCTGGCCGGGGAGGGCCGAGCCGGGACTACCAGATGGCGCCGACCCACTCGGGGTGGTCGATGA
- a CDS encoding NADP-dependent succinic semialdehyde dehydrogenase, whose product MPIATVNPANGELIRSFDALGEEETERRITAAAETFRQYRTTPFQQRAAWLNRAADLLDEDRDTIARTMTLEMGKPITAARAEAAKCAKAMRWYAERAEGLLADEHPDPADVRDSGASRALVRYRPLGVVLAVMPWNFPLWQVVRFAAPALMAGNVGLLKHASNVPQTALYLEDLFHRAGFPAGCFRTLLIGSGAVEAVLRDPRVVAATLTGSEPAGRSVAATAGDEIKKTVLELGGSDPYLVLPSADVEKAAATAVTARVQNNGQSCIAAKRFIVHADVYDAFAERFTAGMRALTVGDPLEEATDIGPLSTEQGRTDLEELVDDALGRGAEALCGGRRPDKLGGGLENGWFYEPTVLAGITTAMRVHREETFGPVATLYRVADLDEAIHLANDTPFGLSSNVWTRDAGEQERCARDLEAGGVFFNGMTASHPALPFGGVKRSGYGRELAGHGIREFCNPTTLWYGPEAS is encoded by the coding sequence ATGCCCATCGCGACGGTCAACCCCGCGAACGGCGAACTGATCAGGTCATTCGACGCCCTCGGCGAGGAGGAGACCGAACGCCGGATCACCGCCGCCGCGGAGACCTTCCGCCAGTACCGCACCACCCCCTTCCAGCAGCGCGCGGCCTGGCTGAACCGGGCCGCCGACCTCCTCGACGAGGACCGCGACACCATCGCCCGCACGATGACCCTGGAGATGGGCAAGCCCATCACCGCCGCCCGCGCGGAGGCGGCCAAGTGCGCGAAGGCGATGCGCTGGTACGCCGAGCGAGCCGAGGGACTGCTCGCCGACGAACACCCGGACCCCGCCGACGTACGGGACTCCGGCGCCTCCCGCGCCCTGGTCCGCTACCGTCCGCTCGGCGTGGTCCTCGCCGTGATGCCCTGGAACTTCCCGCTCTGGCAGGTGGTGCGCTTCGCCGCACCCGCCCTGATGGCGGGCAACGTCGGGCTCCTCAAGCACGCGTCGAACGTCCCGCAGACCGCTCTCTACCTGGAGGACCTCTTCCACCGGGCCGGATTCCCGGCGGGCTGCTTCCGTACGCTGCTGATCGGCTCGGGCGCCGTCGAGGCCGTCCTGCGCGACCCCCGCGTCGTCGCGGCCACGCTCACCGGCAGCGAACCGGCCGGGCGCTCCGTCGCCGCCACCGCCGGTGACGAGATCAAGAAGACCGTGCTGGAACTCGGCGGCAGCGACCCCTACCTCGTCCTGCCCTCGGCGGACGTGGAGAAGGCCGCCGCCACGGCCGTCACCGCGCGCGTCCAGAACAACGGCCAGTCCTGCATCGCCGCCAAGCGCTTCATCGTCCACGCCGACGTGTACGACGCGTTCGCCGAACGCTTCACCGCGGGCATGCGCGCCCTGACCGTCGGCGACCCACTGGAGGAAGCCACCGACATCGGGCCGCTCTCCACCGAACAGGGCCGCACCGACCTGGAGGAACTCGTCGACGACGCCCTCGGGCGCGGGGCCGAGGCGTTGTGCGGCGGACGCCGCCCCGACAAGCTCGGCGGCGGCCTGGAGAACGGCTGGTTCTACGAGCCCACCGTGCTCGCCGGCATCACGACCGCCATGCGCGTCCACCGTGAGGAGACCTTCGGGCCGGTCGCCACCCTCTACCGGGTCGCCGACCTCGACGAGGCGATCCACCTGGCCAACGACACCCCCTTCGGCCTCAGCTCCAACGTCTGGACCCGCGACGCGGGCGAACAGGAACGCTGCGCCCGGGACCTGGAGGCGGGCGGTGTCTTCTTCAACGGGATGACCGCCTCGCACCCCGCCCTGCCCTTCGGCGGAGTCAAACGCTCCGGTTACGGCCGTGAGCTGGCCGGACACGGCATCCGCGAGTTCTGCAACCCCACCACGCTCTGGTACGGGCCCGAGGCCTCCTGA
- a CDS encoding chemotaxis protein: MDTDALTADLLRELRATRPYPALSLTMPTHRRAPDNAQDPVRLRNLVAEAGHRLDADPEVSREVAAALRAQLERAAGEVDPRRALDSLLLLVTTDEYRIWRLPRTAPERVVLSDTFLTRNLVAAKAQTRPFRALTVAADHATLWIGTGDGIRPEKTGGFPMTAPEEPPNPQREERIGDTPSTFTDEETRNFFRDVDEKLRAVLADDPRPLYLMGLAPALALLDEVGESSRSAIGRVTKGAPAELPPAEVLRELRPALEEGARQAAAEAETRLDDARSAHSFAGGLDEVWAAVREGRAGLVAVEEHFQVTARVTAEHLEPVPEGTTQSADGAVREDVVDELVEAALDSGADVVFVEDDSLAEHGRIAAALRY, translated from the coding sequence ATGGATACGGACGCCCTGACCGCCGACCTGTTGCGGGAGCTGCGGGCGACCCGGCCCTATCCGGCGCTGTCCCTGACCATGCCGACCCACCGCAGGGCCCCGGACAACGCCCAGGACCCGGTCCGGCTGCGGAACCTGGTGGCGGAGGCCGGGCACCGTCTCGACGCCGACCCGGAGGTCAGCCGTGAGGTAGCGGCGGCCCTGCGGGCCCAGTTGGAGCGGGCGGCGGGCGAGGTGGACCCGCGCCGGGCGCTGGACTCCCTGCTGCTCCTGGTCACCACCGACGAGTACCGGATCTGGCGGCTTCCGCGCACCGCACCCGAACGGGTGGTGCTCAGCGACACCTTCCTCACCCGCAACCTCGTCGCGGCCAAGGCGCAGACGCGGCCGTTCCGGGCGCTGACCGTCGCCGCCGACCACGCCACGCTGTGGATCGGGACCGGCGACGGCATCCGGCCGGAGAAGACCGGCGGTTTCCCGATGACCGCGCCGGAGGAGCCGCCGAACCCGCAGCGCGAGGAGCGGATCGGGGACACCCCGAGCACCTTCACCGACGAGGAGACCCGGAACTTCTTCCGCGACGTCGACGAGAAGCTGCGAGCGGTGCTCGCCGACGACCCGCGTCCGCTGTATCTGATGGGCCTGGCCCCCGCTCTCGCCCTGCTGGACGAGGTCGGCGAGAGTTCGCGGTCCGCGATCGGCCGGGTCACCAAGGGGGCGCCGGCCGAGCTGCCGCCCGCCGAGGTCCTCCGGGAGCTGCGGCCCGCGCTGGAGGAGGGGGCGCGTCAGGCGGCTGCCGAGGCGGAGACCCGGCTGGACGACGCCCGCAGCGCCCACTCCTTCGCCGGCGGGCTCGACGAGGTGTGGGCCGCCGTCCGGGAGGGCCGGGCGGGTCTGGTCGCGGTCGAGGAGCACTTCCAGGTCACCGCGCGGGTGACCGCCGAGCATCTGGAGCCGGTCCCCGAGGGGACGACGCAGAGCGCGGACGGCGCGGTCCGCGAGGACGTCGTCGACGAGCTGGTCGAAGCGGCGCTGGACAGCGGCGCCGACGTCGTCTTCGTGGAGGACGACTCGCTGGCGGAGCACGGCCGGATCGCCGCGGCCCTGCGCTACTGA
- a CDS encoding endonuclease I family protein: MSRRHSFYARPLLVAVATVTVLAGTAAAAPADSSPGRYTATAAALDDTYYQDALGKTGAELKAALHTIISDQTKLSYSQVWDALKATDEDPANSSNVVLLYTGRSQSKNDNGGSSGQWNREHVWAKSHGDFGTSTGPGTDIHHLRPEDVQVNSTRGNKDFDNGGSELGDAPGNFTDGDSFEPRDGVKGDVARMILYMAVRYEGNDSFADLEPNDQVDNGSAPKMGKVSVLKQWSQEDPPDTFEKRRNDVIFEQFQHNRNPFIDHPEWVGAIW; the protein is encoded by the coding sequence ATGTCCCGTCGTCACTCGTTCTACGCGCGTCCACTGCTGGTCGCGGTGGCCACCGTCACGGTGCTCGCCGGCACCGCGGCCGCGGCCCCCGCGGACTCCTCGCCCGGCCGGTACACCGCCACCGCCGCCGCCCTCGACGACACCTACTACCAGGACGCGCTCGGCAAGACGGGCGCCGAACTGAAAGCCGCCCTGCACACGATCATCAGCGACCAGACCAAGCTCTCCTACAGCCAGGTGTGGGACGCCCTCAAGGCGACCGACGAGGATCCCGCCAACTCCTCCAACGTCGTCCTGCTCTACACCGGGCGCTCCCAGTCGAAGAACGACAACGGCGGCAGCTCGGGCCAGTGGAACCGGGAGCACGTCTGGGCCAAGTCGCACGGCGACTTCGGTACGTCGACGGGCCCGGGCACCGACATCCACCACCTGCGACCCGAGGACGTCCAGGTCAACTCCACCCGCGGCAACAAGGACTTCGACAACGGCGGCAGCGAACTGGGCGACGCGCCGGGGAACTTCACCGACGGCGACTCCTTCGAGCCGCGTGACGGGGTCAAGGGCGACGTCGCCCGCATGATCCTCTACATGGCCGTGCGCTACGAGGGCAACGACTCCTTCGCCGATCTCGAACCCAACGACCAGGTGGACAACGGGTCCGCGCCGAAGATGGGCAAGGTGTCCGTCCTCAAGCAGTGGAGCCAGGAGGACCCGCCGGACACCTTCGAAAAGCGCCGCAACGACGTCATATTCGAGCAGTTCCAGCACAACAGGAACCCGTTCATCGACCACCCCGAGTGGGTCGGCGCCATCTGGTAG
- a CDS encoding DUF1269 domain-containing protein — protein MSTLTVWKFRTADGAENVEEALKSLQKEGLIKILDAAVVSWPADRAKPRTKQLLNLVGAGALSGTFWGMLFGLIFLMPLLGAAIGAAAGALGGKLADVGIDDDFIAEVKEKVTPGTSALFLLTMNEVPERIGAQLPGDGAELLHSNLDAEREAKLRDIFGDDTA, from the coding sequence ATGTCCACGCTCACGGTGTGGAAGTTCCGGACGGCCGACGGCGCGGAGAACGTCGAGGAGGCCCTGAAATCCCTTCAGAAGGAAGGGCTGATCAAGATCCTCGACGCGGCCGTGGTGAGCTGGCCGGCCGACCGGGCCAAGCCCCGCACGAAACAGCTGCTCAACCTCGTCGGCGCCGGAGCCCTCAGCGGCACCTTCTGGGGCATGCTCTTCGGGCTGATCTTTCTCATGCCGCTGCTGGGCGCGGCCATCGGGGCGGCCGCCGGGGCGCTCGGCGGGAAGCTCGCGGACGTCGGCATCGACGACGACTTCATCGCCGAGGTCAAGGAGAAGGTCACGCCCGGAACCTCGGCGCTCTTCCTGCTGACCATGAACGAGGTGCCCGAGCGGATCGGCGCACAGCTGCCCGGCGACGGTGCCGAACTCCTCCACAGCAATCTCGACGCCGAGCGCGAGGCGAAACTCCGCGACATCTTCGGCGACGACACGGCCTGA
- a CDS encoding glycoside hydrolase family 25 protein, with product MLHGVDVSAYQPSYDTDGLDFVLIKSTEGRTYVNPRMDAQVKRARDADCVVGFYHFLWPGNVADQVAYFLSKTPEKAGDLLAVDWEQTGGGTRASNAEKDRFIRAVKEERPGHQVLLYCNRSFWLNHDTTGYAGDGLWIADYVPAGKPRIEADWRIHQYTDDPLDRNVADFASVRALRDWAAG from the coding sequence ATGCTCCACGGTGTCGACGTCAGCGCCTATCAGCCCTCCTACGACACGGACGGCCTGGACTTCGTCCTCATCAAGTCCACCGAAGGCCGCACCTATGTCAATCCACGGATGGACGCGCAGGTGAAGCGGGCCAGGGACGCCGACTGCGTCGTCGGCTTCTACCACTTCCTCTGGCCGGGGAACGTGGCGGACCAGGTGGCGTACTTCCTGAGCAAGACGCCCGAGAAGGCGGGCGATCTGCTCGCCGTCGACTGGGAACAGACCGGCGGCGGGACGCGGGCGAGCAACGCGGAGAAGGACCGGTTCATCCGCGCGGTGAAGGAGGAGCGGCCCGGTCACCAGGTCCTGCTGTACTGCAACCGCTCGTTCTGGCTCAACCACGACACCACGGGCTACGCGGGCGACGGGCTGTGGATCGCCGACTACGTCCCCGCGGGCAAGCCCCGCATCGAGGCGGACTGGCGCATCCACCAGTACACCGACGATCCGCTCGACAGGAACGTGGCCGACTTCGCCTCGGTGCGGGCACTGCGCGACTGGGCGGCGGGATAG
- a CDS encoding methyltransferase produces the protein MNSLTIPQGTFDLARFPEHPRDPFRAWDAADEYLLRQLTDPEAGPVDLSGTVAVVGDRWGALATALAAHRPVQIGDSYLARRATLANLARNGIDQDAVRLLSSRDTPPDRVDVLIVRVPKSLAFLEDQLHRIAPAVHAGTVIIGTGMVKEIHTSTLKLFERIIGPTRTSLAVRKARLIFCTPDPELPRTPSPWPYRYELPADVGPVAGLTTVNHAGIFCADRLDIGTRFFLKHLPTRGGDVRVVDLGCGNGVVGLSAAVANPDAHVTFVDESYGAVASAEETFRAGAPDGAKADFLVGDGLAGLAPGSVDLVLNNPPFHSHTATTDATARTMFVGARTALRQGGELWVVGNRHLSYHTHLRRIFGNCTTVAGDPKFVVLRAVKR, from the coding sequence ATGAACAGCTTGACGATTCCCCAGGGCACGTTCGATCTCGCCCGCTTCCCCGAGCACCCGCGCGACCCCTTCCGGGCGTGGGACGCCGCCGACGAATATCTGCTCCGGCAGCTGACGGACCCCGAGGCGGGCCCGGTCGACCTCTCGGGGACGGTCGCCGTCGTGGGGGACCGGTGGGGAGCTCTCGCCACCGCGCTGGCCGCGCACCGGCCCGTCCAGATCGGCGACTCCTACCTGGCCCGGCGCGCCACCCTCGCCAACCTGGCCCGCAACGGCATCGACCAGGACGCGGTACGGCTGCTGTCCTCGCGCGACACCCCGCCCGACCGGGTCGACGTCCTGATCGTCCGGGTGCCCAAGTCGCTGGCGTTCCTGGAGGACCAGCTCCACCGGATCGCGCCCGCCGTCCACGCCGGCACCGTGATCATCGGCACCGGGATGGTCAAGGAGATCCACACCTCCACGCTGAAGCTCTTCGAGCGGATCATCGGCCCGACCCGCACCTCCCTCGCCGTCCGCAAGGCGCGGCTGATCTTCTGCACCCCGGACCCCGAGCTGCCCCGTACGCCGAGCCCGTGGCCGTACCGCTACGAGCTGCCGGCCGACGTGGGCCCCGTCGCGGGCCTGACCACCGTGAACCACGCCGGGATCTTCTGCGCCGACCGCCTCGACATCGGCACCCGCTTCTTCCTCAAGCACCTGCCCACCCGCGGCGGGGACGTCCGGGTCGTCGACCTGGGCTGCGGCAACGGCGTCGTCGGGCTCTCCGCCGCCGTCGCCAACCCCGACGCGCACGTCACCTTCGTCGACGAGTCCTACGGGGCGGTCGCCTCCGCCGAGGAGACCTTCCGGGCCGGGGCGCCGGACGGCGCGAAGGCCGACTTCCTGGTCGGCGACGGACTCGCCGGCCTCGCCCCGGGCAGCGTCGACCTGGTCCTGAACAACCCGCCCTTCCACTCCCACACGGCGACCACCGACGCCACGGCCCGCACGATGTTCGTCGGCGCGCGGACCGCGCTGCGGCAGGGCGGCGAGCTGTGGGTGGTGGGCAACCGGCACCTCTCCTACCACACCCACCTGCGCCGGATCTTCGGCAACTGCACCACGGTCGCGGGCGATCCCAAGTTCGTGGTCCTGCGCGCCGTCAAGCGCTGA
- a CDS encoding D-2-hydroxyacid dehydrogenase family protein: MKLRCAVIEDFQSVATTVVDWSPVTDDVEIVTFTEHLATVDETAAALDGFDIVVTLRERVPFPAELFARLPRLRLLVASGMRNSAIDFDAARRHGVEVCGTASSSTPPVELTWALLLGLARGIVPEAEALRTGGPWQSTLGADLHGRTLGLLGLGKIGARVAQVGLAFGMDVVAWSRNLTKERTDEVGVGLAASKEELLGSSDFVSVHLALGERTRGLIGAAELARMRPTAYLVNTSRAAIVDTHALLTALHAGTIAGAATDVFDVEPLPADDPVRTTPRLLATPHLGYVSRANYETYYGQAVENIRAFLDGQPVRLLG; the protein is encoded by the coding sequence ATGAAGCTGCGCTGCGCCGTCATCGAGGACTTCCAGTCCGTGGCCACCACCGTCGTCGACTGGTCGCCCGTCACCGACGACGTCGAGATCGTGACGTTCACCGAGCACCTTGCGACGGTGGACGAGACGGCCGCCGCCCTCGACGGCTTCGACATCGTGGTCACCCTGCGCGAGCGGGTGCCCTTCCCGGCGGAGCTGTTCGCGCGGCTGCCCCGGCTGCGGCTGCTCGTCGCCTCCGGCATGCGCAACTCCGCCATCGACTTCGACGCCGCGCGGCGGCACGGCGTCGAGGTCTGCGGCACCGCCAGCTCCTCCACCCCGCCAGTCGAGCTGACCTGGGCGCTGCTGCTCGGCCTGGCGCGCGGGATCGTCCCCGAGGCCGAGGCGCTGCGCACGGGCGGGCCCTGGCAGTCGACGCTCGGAGCCGATCTGCACGGGCGGACGCTCGGTCTGCTGGGGCTCGGGAAGATCGGCGCCCGGGTGGCGCAGGTGGGCCTGGCCTTCGGCATGGACGTGGTGGCCTGGAGCCGGAACCTCACGAAGGAGCGTACCGACGAGGTCGGGGTGGGACTGGCCGCCTCCAAGGAAGAGCTGCTGGGCTCCAGTGACTTCGTCTCCGTCCACCTGGCGCTCGGCGAGCGGACCCGCGGTCTGATCGGCGCGGCCGAACTCGCCCGGATGCGCCCGACCGCGTACCTGGTCAACACCTCCAGGGCGGCCATCGTCGATACGCACGCCCTGCTCACCGCCCTGCACGCGGGCACCATCGCGGGGGCCGCGACCGATGTGTTCGACGTCGAGCCGCTGCCGGCCGACGACCCGGTGCGGACGACCCCGCGTCTGCTGGCCACCCCACACCTGGGCTATGTCTCGCGCGCCAACTACGAGACGTACTACGGCCAGGCGGTGGAGAACATCAGGGCGTTCCTCGACGGGCAGCCGGTCCGCCTCCTGGGCTGA
- a CDS encoding phosphoketolase — protein MSDTPVRSSLTDDELAALDAHWRAANYLAVGQIYLMANPLLTRPLVPEDIKPRLLGHWGTSPGLNLVHTHLNRVIKARDLSALCVWGPGHGGPAVLANAWLEGSYSATYPDIGRNAEGMGALFKQFSFPGGVPSHVAPETPGSIHEGGELGYALSHAYGAAFDHPELLVACVVGDGEAETGPLAASWHSDKFLDPVHDGAVLPILHLNGYKIANPTVLARIPEEELDQLLRGYGHDPLFVSGDDPAAVHRDLAAAMDTALDRIAAHQRAAREDGVTERPRWPMIVLRTPKGWTGPEEVDGLPVENTWRSHQVPLSGVRDNPEHLRQLEDWLRSYRPAELFDAHGRPTEQVLACVPEGEARLGSTPYANGGLLLRGLPLPDLADHAVRVDKPGTSLHEPTKVLGGFLESVMAATADRRDFRVVGPDETASNRLDALYRATGKAWQAETLATDEHLAHDGRVMEVLSEHLCQGWLEGYLLTGRHGLFSSYEAFAHIVDSMVNQHIKWLRTSRRLPWRRPIASLNYLLTSHVWRQDHNGFSHQDPGFVDHVLNKSPEVVRVYLPPDSNTLLSVADHALRSRDYVNVVVAGKQPTFDWLTLDEARAHCARGAGAWEWAGTEDGSREPDVVLGCAGDVPTQEILAAADLIRRHLPELAVRVVNVVDIARLMPETEHPHGMPDSEFDALFTRDKPVVFAYHGYPWLIHRLAYRRNGHANLHVRGYKEEGTTTTPFDMVVRNDLDRYRLVMDVIDRVPGLGVRAVAVRQRMADIRSRHHDWIREHGTDLPEVVDWKWGG, from the coding sequence GTGAGCGACACACCTGTCCGTTCTTCCCTCACCGACGACGAACTCGCCGCGCTCGACGCGCACTGGCGCGCGGCCAACTACCTCGCCGTCGGCCAGATCTACCTGATGGCCAACCCCCTGCTGACCCGGCCGCTCGTCCCCGAGGACATCAAGCCCCGGCTGCTCGGCCACTGGGGTACCTCGCCGGGGCTCAACCTCGTCCACACCCACCTCAACCGGGTGATCAAGGCCCGCGACCTGAGCGCCCTGTGCGTCTGGGGACCCGGCCACGGCGGGCCCGCCGTCCTCGCCAACGCCTGGCTCGAAGGCAGCTACTCCGCCACCTACCCCGACATCGGGCGGAACGCCGAGGGCATGGGGGCGCTGTTCAAGCAGTTCTCGTTCCCCGGCGGCGTGCCCAGCCATGTCGCCCCCGAGACCCCCGGCTCCATCCACGAGGGCGGCGAACTCGGCTACGCCCTCAGCCACGCCTACGGGGCCGCCTTCGACCACCCGGAGCTGCTGGTGGCCTGCGTGGTCGGCGACGGGGAGGCCGAGACGGGGCCGCTCGCCGCGTCCTGGCACTCCGACAAGTTCCTCGACCCGGTCCACGACGGGGCCGTCCTGCCCATCCTCCACCTCAACGGCTACAAGATCGCCAACCCGACGGTCCTGGCCCGCATCCCCGAGGAGGAACTCGACCAGCTGCTGCGCGGCTACGGCCACGACCCGCTGTTCGTCAGCGGCGACGACCCGGCCGCCGTCCACCGGGACCTGGCCGCGGCCATGGACACCGCCCTCGACCGCATCGCCGCCCACCAGCGGGCGGCCCGTGAGGACGGCGTCACCGAGCGCCCCCGCTGGCCGATGATCGTGCTGCGTACCCCCAAGGGCTGGACCGGCCCCGAAGAGGTCGACGGGCTGCCCGTGGAGAACACCTGGCGCTCCCACCAGGTCCCGCTCTCCGGCGTCCGGGACAACCCCGAGCACCTCCGGCAGCTGGAGGACTGGCTGCGCTCCTACCGGCCCGCCGAACTCTTCGACGCCCACGGCCGCCCCACCGAACAGGTCCTCGCCTGTGTGCCCGAGGGGGAGGCCCGCCTCGGCTCCACCCCGTACGCCAACGGCGGCCTGCTCCTGCGCGGCCTGCCGCTGCCCGACCTCGCGGACCACGCCGTACGGGTCGACAAGCCCGGCACCTCCCTCCACGAGCCGACCAAGGTGCTCGGCGGCTTCCTGGAGAGCGTCATGGCCGCCACGGCGGACCGCAGGGACTTCCGGGTGGTCGGCCCCGACGAGACCGCCTCCAACCGGCTGGACGCCCTCTACCGGGCCACCGGCAAGGCCTGGCAGGCCGAGACCCTCGCCACGGACGAACACCTCGCCCACGACGGCCGGGTGATGGAGGTCCTCTCCGAACACCTCTGCCAGGGCTGGCTGGAGGGCTATCTCCTCACCGGGCGGCACGGGCTCTTCTCCAGCTACGAGGCGTTCGCCCACATCGTCGACTCCATGGTCAACCAGCACATCAAATGGCTGCGCACCTCGCGCCGGCTGCCCTGGAGGCGGCCCATCGCCTCGCTCAACTACCTGCTGACCTCGCACGTCTGGCGCCAGGACCACAACGGCTTCTCCCACCAGGACCCCGGATTCGTCGACCACGTCCTCAACAAGAGCCCCGAGGTCGTCCGCGTCTACCTCCCGCCGGACTCCAACACCCTGCTCTCGGTCGCCGACCACGCGCTGCGCAGCCGGGACTACGTCAACGTCGTCGTCGCCGGGAAGCAGCCGACCTTCGACTGGCTCACCCTGGACGAGGCCCGCGCCCACTGCGCGCGCGGGGCCGGGGCCTGGGAGTGGGCCGGGACCGAGGACGGCAGCCGGGAACCCGATGTGGTCCTCGGCTGTGCCGGGGACGTGCCCACCCAGGAGATCCTGGCCGCCGCCGACCTGATCCGCCGCCACCTGCCGGAGCTGGCGGTGCGCGTGGTCAACGTCGTCGACATCGCCCGGCTGATGCCCGAGACCGAGCACCCGCACGGCATGCCGGACTCCGAGTTCGACGCCCTCTTCACCCGCGACAAGCCGGTGGTCTTCGCGTACCACGGCTATCCGTGGCTCATCCACCGGCTCGCCTACCGCCGCAACGGCCACGCGAACCTCCATGTGCGCGGCTACAAGGAGGAAGGCACCACGACCACACCGTTCGACATGGTCGTCCGCAACGACCTCGACCGCTACCGACTGGTCATGGACGTCATCGACCGGGTCCCGGGCCTCGGCGTCCGCGCCGTCGCCGTGCGCCAGCGGATGGCGGACATCCGCAGCCGCCACCACGACTGGATCCGGGAGCACGGCACGGATCTGCCGGAGGTCGTGGACTGGAAGTGGGGCGGCTGA